The following coding sequences are from one Mesorhizobium onobrychidis window:
- the rcdA gene encoding protease adaptor protein RcdA has product MNDSSKGSAKTIKLAERRVFSQSFKPLYQEGMGLVEQAAEYLDGNGRAEAKKLSRLAATLYAAESMRLTTRLMQVASWLLLQRAANSGEMTRDQVASEKSKVRLDTASANNDAAGWVELPKDFLDLVNRSLRLQALVRRMDEEIYGSAVAEVSPSGHPVNPVSDQITLLNTAFARG; this is encoded by the coding sequence ATGAACGACTCTTCGAAGGGAAGCGCGAAAACCATCAAGCTGGCGGAGCGCCGGGTTTTCTCCCAATCCTTCAAGCCGCTCTACCAGGAAGGCATGGGCCTGGTCGAGCAGGCGGCCGAATATCTGGACGGCAACGGCCGGGCCGAAGCGAAGAAACTGTCCAGGCTGGCGGCGACGCTCTATGCGGCCGAGTCGATGCGACTGACCACGAGGCTGATGCAGGTCGCCTCCTGGCTGCTTTTGCAGCGCGCGGCGAATTCCGGCGAGATGACCCGCGATCAGGTTGCTTCCGAAAAATCCAAGGTGCGTCTCGACACCGCTTCCGCCAACAACGATGCCGCAGGCTGGGTCGAACTGCCCAAGGATTTTCTTGATCTCGTCAACCGTTCGCTGCGCCTGCAGGCGCTGGTGCGTCGCATGGACGAGGAAATCTACGGCAGCGCCGTGGCCGAGGTCTCGCCATCCGGCCACCCCGTCAATCCGGTTTCCGATCAGATCACGCTGCTGAACACGGCTTTCGCCCGCGGCTGA
- the ruvC gene encoding crossover junction endodeoxyribonuclease RuvC — protein sequence MGETIRIIGIDPGLRRTGWGIVESLGNSLRFVASGTVRSDDKAALATRLCQLHDGLAEILHTAMPHEAAVEQTFVNKDAAATLKLGQARGIAMLVPALAGLVVAEYAPNAVKKAVIGVGHGDKKQIHMMVKVLMPKATFDTDDAADALAIAICHAHHRQSVVYRMAALAG from the coding sequence ATGGGGGAAACGATTCGCATCATCGGCATCGATCCGGGGCTGAGGCGCACCGGCTGGGGCATCGTCGAGAGCCTCGGCAATTCGCTGCGCTTCGTCGCCTCCGGCACCGTGCGTTCCGACGACAAGGCGGCGCTGGCGACACGGCTTTGCCAGTTGCATGACGGGCTTGCCGAGATCCTGCATACCGCCATGCCGCACGAGGCAGCGGTCGAGCAGACTTTCGTCAACAAGGATGCGGCCGCGACGCTGAAGCTTGGCCAGGCGCGCGGCATCGCCATGCTGGTGCCGGCGCTGGCCGGTCTGGTCGTTGCCGAATATGCGCCCAACGCCGTCAAGAAGGCGGTGATCGGCGTCGGCCATGGCGACAAGAAACAGATCCACATGATGGTCAAGGTGCTGATGCCGAAGGCGACGTTCGACACCGACGATGCCGCCGACGCGCTGGCCATTGCCATCTGCCACGCGCATCACCGGCAGAGTGTTGTCTATAGGATGGCGGCGCTGGCCGGATGA
- a CDS encoding AbrB/MazE/SpoVT family DNA-binding domain-containing protein: MRVTTKGQVTIPKEIRDRLGIGPGSEVEFLPTEDGVRVVAVNENISEEEVSRRFSRILDQMAGTLDLGGMTTDEYMEWLRGPREDLDID, translated from the coding sequence ATGCGAGTGACAACCAAAGGACAGGTGACGATCCCGAAAGAGATACGGGATCGCCTGGGCATCGGCCCAGGCTCGGAGGTGGAGTTCTTGCCCACCGAGGACGGCGTCCGTGTTGTTGCGGTCAACGAAAACATTTCCGAAGAAGAGGTTTCCCGTAGATTCAGCCGGATTCTCGATCAAATGGCCGGTACGTTGGATCTGGGAGGGATGACGACGGACGAGTATATGGAGTGGCTGAGGGGTCCACGTGAAGATCTCGACATTGATTGA
- the ruvA gene encoding Holliday junction branch migration protein RuvA has product MIGKLKGTLDEIDEDFCIIDVHGVGYVAHCSARTLAALPAPGEAVVLFIETYVREDMLRLYGFQSVLEREWFRLLMSNVQGVGAKVALAILSTLAPADLANAIALRDIAMVSRAPGVGKKVAERIVTELKNKAPAYAGTASGTIGLKQELGDGVAPAPFTDAVSALVNLGYSRDTAANAVAAALKSAGEDADASKLIRFGLKELAR; this is encoded by the coding sequence ATGATCGGCAAGCTCAAAGGCACGCTGGACGAAATCGACGAGGATTTCTGCATCATCGACGTGCATGGCGTCGGCTATGTCGCCCACTGCTCGGCGCGCACGCTGGCCGCCTTACCGGCCCCCGGCGAGGCGGTGGTGCTGTTCATCGAAACCTATGTCCGCGAGGACATGCTGCGGCTTTACGGTTTCCAGTCGGTGCTGGAGCGCGAATGGTTCCGGCTGTTGATGAGCAATGTGCAGGGTGTTGGCGCCAAGGTGGCGCTGGCTATTCTCTCGACCCTGGCGCCGGCCGATCTCGCTAATGCCATCGCGCTGCGTGATATTGCTATGGTCAGCCGCGCGCCAGGCGTCGGCAAAAAGGTGGCCGAGCGCATCGTCACCGAACTGAAGAACAAGGCGCCAGCCTATGCGGGCACTGCCTCTGGCACGATTGGCCTAAAGCAGGAGCTCGGCGATGGCGTCGCGCCGGCGCCGTTCACCGACGCCGTCTCGGCGCTGGTCAATCTCGGCTATTCGCGCGATACCGCCGCCAATGCGGTGGCGGCGGCGCTGAAGAGCGCCGGCGAGGATGCGGATGCTTCGAAGCTTATTCGATTCGGGCTGAAGGAGCTGGCGCGGTGA
- the ruvB gene encoding Holliday junction branch migration DNA helicase RuvB, translating into MSLSPRLIAPDKRGEDAEQTLRPQTLGDFVGQAAVRANLKVFIEAAKGRSEALDHVLFVGPPGLGKTTLAQIMARELGVNFRSTSGPVIAKAGDLAALLTNLEDRDVLFIDEIHRLNPAVEEILYPAMEDFQLDLIIGEGPAARSVKIDLARFTLVAATTRLGLLTNPLRDRFGIPVRLNFYSVEELEQIVRRGARILAMPLGDDGALEIARRARGTPRIAGRLLRRVRDFASVAGDGHVDRQIADEALTRLEVDALGLDALDRRYLSMIARNFGGGPVGIETIAAGLSEPRDAIEDIIEPYLIQQGFIQRTPRGRVLTANAWRHLGLDAPKDLAQQQISLFQEE; encoded by the coding sequence ATGAGCCTTTCGCCACGCCTCATTGCTCCCGACAAGCGCGGCGAGGATGCCGAGCAGACCTTGCGGCCGCAGACGCTCGGCGACTTCGTCGGCCAAGCGGCGGTTCGGGCCAATCTCAAAGTGTTCATCGAGGCTGCCAAGGGCCGCAGCGAGGCGCTTGACCACGTGCTGTTCGTCGGGCCGCCCGGCCTCGGCAAGACGACGCTGGCGCAGATCATGGCGCGTGAGCTCGGTGTCAATTTCCGCTCGACCTCCGGTCCGGTCATCGCCAAGGCCGGCGATCTCGCAGCGCTGCTCACCAATCTCGAAGACCGCGACGTGCTGTTCATCGACGAGATCCACCGGCTCAACCCGGCGGTCGAGGAAATTCTCTATCCGGCGATGGAGGATTTCCAGCTCGACCTGATCATCGGCGAAGGGCCGGCGGCGCGCTCGGTCAAGATCGATCTTGCCCGCTTCACCCTCGTCGCCGCTACCACCCGGCTCGGCCTTTTGACCAATCCGCTGCGCGACCGCTTCGGCATCCCGGTCCGTCTCAATTTCTACTCCGTCGAGGAACTGGAGCAGATCGTGCGGCGCGGCGCCCGCATCCTTGCCATGCCGCTCGGCGACGATGGCGCGCTGGAGATCGCGCGACGCGCGCGTGGGACACCGCGCATCGCCGGCCGCCTTTTGCGCCGCGTGCGTGATTTTGCATCAGTCGCCGGCGACGGTCATGTCGATCGCCAGATCGCCGACGAGGCGCTGACGCGGCTCGAGGTCGACGCGCTCGGCCTCGACGCGCTCGACCGCCGCTATCTTTCGATGATCGCGCGGAATTTTGGCGGCGGGCCGGTCGGCATCGAGACCATTGCGGCAGGGCTTTCCGAGCCGCGCGACGCCATCGAGGACATCATAGAGCCCTATCTGATCCAGCAGGGTTTTATTCAGCGCACGCCGCGCGGCCGCGTGCTGACCGCCAATGCCTGGCGGCATCTCGGACTCGACGCGCCGAAGGATCTGGCGCAGCAGCAGATCAGCCTGTTCCAGGAGGAATGA
- a CDS encoding heme-binding protein — protein sequence MIAASRVTELKTEPRYIDIARQGDSDLDVLKLLPGTWKNDPGMKGRGWNAIALPFASSGSGIDYRLLVNQYDEVLKFTLVDKGVKNRGIQRNGTSINTDQVVVALDYEQRIEQLLADDFPASGLQGDPNTTIHHEPGLWLFMTNEAEKTSNIGRLGTIPHGDSLLALGAGEVTNGPPTIPPINGLPIGVNQNLTSPYLAPYNHFHLAPFKGVVADPTFPGFDPVKPHLLLVGGAPGTVTRTTKLQVSTTVETAGIVNIPFIVRQANAAEMISTFWIMELDELTPAGTPRLILQYLQIVLLDFFPRRDGLPGLIRWPHVSINTMEKVADADAMKTAAPATP from the coding sequence ATGATTGCAGCAAGCAGAGTGACCGAGCTTAAGACAGAACCCCGCTACATCGATATCGCCAGACAGGGTGATAGCGATCTCGATGTACTCAAGTTACTTCCTGGAACGTGGAAGAATGACCCGGGCATGAAGGGGCGCGGCTGGAATGCGATCGCTTTGCCATTCGCTTCATCGGGCAGCGGGATCGACTACCGGCTCCTGGTCAATCAATATGATGAGGTGCTCAAATTCACTTTGGTGGACAAGGGCGTCAAGAATCGCGGCATCCAGAGGAACGGAACTTCGATCAACACCGACCAGGTCGTGGTCGCACTGGATTACGAGCAACGGATCGAGCAGTTGCTTGCCGACGATTTTCCGGCGAGCGGCCTGCAGGGAGATCCGAACACGACGATTCACCACGAGCCGGGCCTTTGGTTGTTCATGACCAATGAGGCAGAGAAAACCAGCAACATTGGACGCCTTGGGACCATTCCGCACGGCGACTCACTGCTTGCATTGGGTGCGGGCGAGGTCACCAACGGGCCACCGACAATTCCGCCAATCAATGGATTGCCGATAGGCGTCAATCAGAATCTCACCAGTCCCTATCTGGCGCCCTACAATCATTTTCATCTCGCTCCGTTCAAGGGTGTTGTGGCGGATCCCACCTTTCCGGGTTTCGATCCGGTAAAGCCACATCTGCTTCTTGTCGGCGGCGCTCCGGGAACCGTAACCAGAACGACAAAGCTGCAGGTCAGCACGACTGTCGAGACCGCCGGGATCGTCAATATTCCCTTCATCGTAAGGCAGGCCAACGCGGCCGAAATGATTTCGACTTTCTGGATAATGGAATTGGACGAGCTGACGCCCGCGGGAACGCCGCGCCTCATTCTGCAATATCTGCAAATCGTGCTTCTCGATTTCTTCCCGCGTCGCGATGGTCTGCCGGGCCTGATAAGATGGCCCCATGTCAGCATCAACACGATGGAGAAGGTCGCGGATGCCGACGCAATGAAGACAGCGGCGCCAGCCACGCCCTGA
- a CDS encoding glycoside hydrolase family 5 protein: MALLTGMIKTLMAALLVLAALVLPGQAASFSMKRGLNLDQWTTWPGEDKWSDPQAILPYPEWRKFLNDDDLKALKSAGFDFLRMPVDPSPFLSGEALALRDELYASVLGSVRTINRARLKVIVDMHLIPSGSSRKVGMGEVMDDPQMFDAYVEMVRKMARTLADEDPRQVAFEPMNEPVVDCDADGTGLWPERQQRLFAAARSSATKLTLILTGACYSNAASLAKIDPKAIPDDNVIWTFHSHEPFLLTHQGATWAGDFIPYVIGLPYPLSAVPRAQLDATLDTIRARIKAEAPWTRQSGLLAYLDEQVASIDTDEKLLETMDAPFTRVEAWAKANGIKPENITLGEFGMIRQEYGNAYVMPAEYRAAYVRDMIARAEAHGFAWSVWSYGGAFGIVDAFDGDKAEPDVMEMIKSLH; encoded by the coding sequence ATGGCATTGTTGACCGGGATGATCAAGACCCTGATGGCGGCGCTGCTTGTGCTGGCCGCGCTGGTGCTGCCGGGCCAGGCAGCCAGTTTTTCGATGAAGCGCGGCCTCAATCTTGACCAATGGACGACCTGGCCGGGCGAGGACAAATGGAGCGACCCGCAGGCAATCCTGCCCTATCCGGAATGGCGCAAATTCCTTAACGACGATGACCTTAAGGCGCTGAAGAGCGCCGGCTTCGATTTCCTGCGCATGCCGGTCGATCCGTCGCCGTTCCTGTCCGGCGAGGCGCTGGCGCTGCGCGACGAGCTCTATGCCAGCGTGCTGGGCTCGGTGCGCACGATCAACCGTGCCAGACTGAAAGTGATCGTCGACATGCATCTGATCCCCAGCGGCAGCAGCCGCAAGGTCGGCATGGGCGAGGTGATGGACGATCCACAAATGTTCGACGCCTATGTCGAAATGGTGCGCAAGATGGCGCGCACGCTGGCCGATGAGGATCCGCGCCAAGTCGCTTTCGAGCCGATGAACGAGCCGGTCGTCGACTGTGACGCCGACGGCACCGGCCTCTGGCCGGAGCGCCAGCAGAGACTGTTCGCGGCGGCGCGTTCGTCGGCCACCAAGCTCACCCTGATCCTGACCGGCGCCTGCTATTCCAATGCGGCATCGCTGGCAAAGATCGATCCGAAGGCGATCCCGGACGACAACGTCATCTGGACTTTTCACTCGCACGAGCCGTTCCTGCTGACCCACCAGGGCGCGACCTGGGCCGGCGACTTCATCCCCTACGTGATCGGCCTGCCATATCCGCTCAGCGCCGTCCCGCGCGCCCAGCTGGATGCTACGCTCGACACGATCCGGGCAAGGATCAAGGCCGAGGCGCCATGGACGCGGCAAAGCGGTCTGCTTGCCTATCTCGACGAGCAGGTCGCCAGCATCGATACGGACGAGAAGCTGCTCGAGACGATGGATGCGCCGTTCACCAGGGTCGAAGCCTGGGCAAAGGCCAACGGCATCAAGCCGGAGAACATCACATTGGGCGAATTCGGCATGATCCGCCAGGAATACGGCAATGCCTATGTGATGCCGGCCGAATACCGCGCCGCTTATGTCAGGGACATGATCGCGCGCGCCGAAGCCCATGGCTTCGCATGGTCGGTCTGGAGCTATGGCGGCGCCTTCGGCATCGTCGACGCTTTTGACGGCGACAAGGCAGAGCCGGATGTGATGGAGATGATCAAGTCCCTTCATTGA
- the ybgC gene encoding tol-pal system-associated acyl-CoA thioesterase, whose protein sequence is MDDHGESATLCAGLSGALTEFGHRLMARVYYADTDFSGVVYHARYLEFFERGRSDYLRLAGVHHTELAEGKHGEKIVWVVRRMEIDFRGSARMDDILTIETRTEDISGARIFMAQQLKRGGEVLVEARVEAAIIGENGRPRRFPKEWIAAFIPNANR, encoded by the coding sequence ATGGACGATCATGGTGAATCGGCGACGCTCTGCGCCGGGCTTTCCGGCGCGCTGACGGAATTCGGCCACCGGCTGATGGCGCGGGTCTATTATGCCGACACCGATTTCTCCGGCGTCGTCTACCACGCGCGCTATCTCGAATTCTTCGAGCGTGGCCGTTCCGATTATCTCAGGCTTGCCGGCGTCCATCACACCGAGCTCGCCGAGGGCAAGCATGGCGAAAAAATAGTCTGGGTGGTGCGGCGCATGGAGATCGACTTCCGTGGATCCGCCCGCATGGACGACATCCTGACCATCGAGACGCGCACCGAGGACATTTCGGGCGCCCGCATCTTCATGGCGCAGCAGCTGAAGCGCGGCGGCGAGGTGCTGGTCGAGGCGCGGGTCGAGGCGGCGATCATCGGCGAGAATGGCCGGCCAAGACGTTTTCCGAAGGAATGGATCGCAGCCTTCATACCGAACGCAAATCGGTAA
- the tolQ gene encoding protein TolQ produces the protein MENIALAEPGAHLSIWALFMQAGWVVKLVMIGLLCASIWTWAIIVDKLVAYGRMRLALNRFEQVFWSGQSLEELYRTLADRKTTGMGAIFVAAMREWKKSFEKGAKSPLGLQTRIDKAMDLALTREMEKLEGRLGFLATTGSAAPFIGLFGTVIGIMTSFQAIAASKNTSLSVVAPGIAEALLATAIGLLAAIPAVIAYNKLSSDASKIAVRMEGFADEFSAILSRQIDEKVAQKT, from the coding sequence ATGGAAAATATCGCACTCGCCGAACCGGGCGCGCATTTGTCGATTTGGGCGCTGTTCATGCAGGCCGGCTGGGTGGTCAAGCTGGTCATGATCGGGCTGCTCTGCGCCTCGATCTGGACCTGGGCGATCATCGTCGACAAGCTCGTCGCCTATGGCCGCATGCGGCTCGCGCTCAATCGCTTCGAACAGGTGTTCTGGTCCGGGCAGTCGCTGGAGGAGCTCTACCGCACCCTCGCCGACCGCAAGACCACAGGCATGGGCGCCATCTTCGTCGCCGCCATGCGCGAATGGAAGAAGAGCTTCGAGAAGGGCGCGAAATCGCCGCTCGGCCTGCAGACCCGCATCGACAAGGCGATGGACCTAGCGCTGACCCGCGAAATGGAAAAGCTGGAAGGACGGCTTGGCTTTCTCGCCACCACCGGCTCGGCGGCGCCCTTCATCGGCCTGTTCGGCACCGTGATCGGCATCATGACCTCGTTCCAGGCGATCGCCGCATCCAAGAATACCAGCCTGTCGGTGGTCGCACCCGGCATTGCCGAAGCGCTGCTGGCCACGGCAATAGGCCTGCTCGCGGCTATCCCCGCTGTCATCGCCTACAACAAGCTGTCGTCGGACGCGAGCAAGATCGCCGTGCGCATGGAAGGGTTCGCGGACGAGTTCTCCGCCATACTCTCGCGCCAAATCGATGAAAAAGTCGCGCAGAAGACCTGA
- the tolR gene encoding protein TolR has protein sequence MGMSVGAGGGGRGGRGHRRRGRHHAMISEINVTPMVDVMLVLLIIFMVAAPLLTVGVPIDLPDTQAKAMNADTQPITVSINPVGQIYLQETEIPIEELVAKLQAISKTGYDERIFIRGDKATDYGTAMKVMARISAAGYKNIGLVSLQEQDQ, from the coding sequence ATGGGAATGTCTGTAGGCGCGGGTGGCGGAGGACGCGGTGGTCGCGGCCACAGGCGGCGCGGCCGCCATCACGCGATGATATCGGAAATCAACGTCACGCCGATGGTCGACGTGATGCTGGTGCTGTTGATCATCTTCATGGTCGCGGCGCCATTGCTGACGGTCGGCGTGCCGATCGACCTGCCGGACACACAGGCCAAGGCGATGAACGCCGATACACAGCCTATAACCGTGTCCATCAACCCGGTCGGCCAGATTTACCTGCAGGAAACTGAGATCCCGATCGAGGAACTGGTGGCGAAGCTGCAGGCGATCTCCAAGACCGGCTACGACGAGCGCATTTTCATCAGGGGTGACAAGGCGACGGATTACGGGACGGCCATGAAGGTGATGGCCCGCATCTCGGCCGCCGGCTACAAGAATATCGGCCTGGTTTCACTGCAGGAACAGGATCAATAG
- a CDS encoding energy transducer TonB family protein, with protein sequence MRTGLTTSVILHAVVIGFGLFTLSAPAALPASDAESLAVEIVPMEAIAQIQKGDKKAAVSEKPAPLPTQRPDIVPDAQTVGDNSVDTDKPPTPEPKPQPVDKAEAPPPAPTPKEKPKPEDVPKPKEQPKPVPATEVAPVPQPKEEVKPEPVKQAEPKPTPAKEPAPTPPQDKTAAIDPKPEVKPDAVAEAIAKEPPTEETQLPDSAPAPQARPKPQPAQAESAKAPERKDADKPVKEASSKPKSEDKQFNADEISALLDKRKPSGGGAKRSTQQASLGADKDQGQKLSRSEQGALEAQLGGCWTLPVGLEGSENFIVVVRFNLDASGKLDGRPSVEKSSGNRPFDESAVRAVQKCDVAGLQVPAGKQDIWADVRVTFDPREMLGL encoded by the coding sequence ATGAGGACCGGCCTCACCACATCGGTGATCTTGCATGCGGTCGTGATCGGCTTCGGCCTGTTCACGCTGTCGGCGCCGGCTGCATTGCCGGCGTCCGATGCCGAGTCGCTGGCGGTCGAAATCGTGCCGATGGAAGCGATCGCGCAAATACAGAAAGGCGACAAGAAAGCTGCGGTGAGTGAAAAGCCGGCTCCATTGCCGACCCAGCGCCCGGACATCGTTCCCGACGCGCAGACGGTCGGCGACAACAGCGTCGATACCGACAAGCCGCCGACGCCGGAACCCAAGCCCCAGCCGGTCGATAAGGCTGAGGCGCCGCCGCCCGCGCCGACGCCGAAAGAGAAGCCAAAGCCCGAGGATGTGCCGAAGCCGAAGGAGCAGCCCAAGCCTGTCCCGGCGACCGAGGTCGCACCGGTGCCGCAGCCGAAGGAAGAGGTCAAGCCCGAGCCGGTCAAGCAGGCGGAGCCAAAACCGACTCCGGCCAAGGAACCGGCGCCGACGCCGCCGCAGGACAAGACCGCCGCCATCGACCCGAAGCCTGAGGTCAAGCCGGACGCCGTCGCCGAAGCGATTGCCAAGGAACCGCCAACCGAGGAGACGCAGCTTCCGGACTCTGCGCCGGCCCCGCAGGCGCGGCCAAAGCCGCAGCCGGCCCAGGCCGAAAGCGCCAAGGCACCCGAGCGCAAGGACGCCGACAAGCCGGTCAAGGAAGCCTCGTCAAAGCCGAAATCTGAAGACAAGCAGTTCAACGCCGACGAGATTTCGGCGCTGCTCGACAAGCGGAAGCCGTCCGGCGGCGGCGCCAAGCGTTCGACCCAGCAGGCGTCGCTCGGCGCCGACAAGGATCAGGGCCAGAAGCTTTCAAGGTCGGAGCAGGGGGCGTTGGAGGCCCAGCTTGGTGGTTGCTGGACACTGCCGGTAGGGCTCGAGGGTTCCGAGAATTTCATCGTCGTAGTCCGGTTCAACCTGGACGCCTCCGGCAAGCTGGACGGACGGCCATCCGTCGAAAAGTCGAGCGGAAACCGCCCGTTCGACGAAAGTGCCGTGCGCGCGGTTCAGAAATGCGATGTGGCCGGCCTGCAGGTTCCCGCAGGCAAACAAGACATCTGGGCCGACGTCCGGGTCACGTTCGATCCGAGGGAGATGCTGGGCCTGTAG
- the tolB gene encoding Tol-Pal system beta propeller repeat protein TolB, translating into MIVAMALGMTAAATLPARALVELNVNKGNVEPLPIAITDFQGGDALGAEISDIVSADLKRSGLFAPIDKSAFIEKISNPDATPRFEDWKVINAQALVTGSVSKEADGRVRAQYRLWDTFAGQQMSGEQFFANDANTRRVAHIIADKIYERLTGEKGYFDTRVVFIDESGAKNARKKRLAIMDQDGANVRYLSDGRSIVLTPRFSPNRQEITYMSYESGQPKVYLLQIETGQRELVGDFPGMTFAPRFSPDGQKVIMSLLRDDGNSNIFAMDLRSRSTTRLTNSTAIDTSPSYSPDGSKVVFTSDRGGRAQIYVMGADGSGQTRISFGDGVYSTPVWSPRGDLIAFTKQTAGEFQIGVMRIDGSGERILSTGFQQEGPTWAPNGRVLMFFRDSAGGPKLVSVDLTGRNEQSIPTSNFASDPAWSPLLE; encoded by the coding sequence ATGATCGTAGCGATGGCGCTGGGCATGACTGCCGCCGCCACCTTGCCGGCGCGGGCGCTCGTTGAGCTCAACGTCAACAAAGGCAATGTCGAGCCGCTGCCGATCGCCATCACCGATTTCCAGGGCGGCGATGCGTTGGGCGCGGAGATTTCCGACATCGTCAGCGCAGACCTGAAACGCTCCGGCCTGTTCGCGCCGATCGACAAGAGCGCCTTCATCGAAAAGATCTCGAACCCGGATGCCACGCCTCGCTTCGAGGACTGGAAGGTGATCAACGCCCAGGCGCTGGTCACTGGCAGCGTCAGCAAGGAGGCCGATGGCCGCGTCCGCGCCCAGTACAGGCTGTGGGACACCTTTGCCGGCCAGCAGATGTCAGGCGAGCAGTTCTTCGCCAACGACGCCAATACGAGGCGTGTCGCCCATATCATCGCCGACAAGATCTATGAACGGCTGACCGGCGAGAAGGGCTATTTCGACACGCGCGTCGTCTTCATCGACGAATCGGGCGCAAAGAACGCGCGCAAGAAGCGCCTCGCCATCATGGACCAGGACGGCGCCAACGTCCGCTATCTGTCGGATGGAAGGTCGATCGTGCTGACCCCGCGTTTCTCGCCAAACCGGCAGGAAATCACCTACATGTCCTATGAAAGCGGCCAGCCGAAGGTCTATCTGCTGCAGATCGAGACAGGGCAGCGCGAACTGGTCGGCGACTTTCCCGGCATGACCTTTGCGCCGCGCTTTTCGCCCGACGGCCAGAAGGTGATCATGAGCCTGCTGCGCGACGACGGCAATTCCAACATCTTCGCCATGGATTTGAGAAGCCGCTCGACGACCAGGCTCACCAATTCGACGGCCATCGACACCTCGCCGTCCTATTCGCCGGATGGCAGCAAGGTGGTGTTCACCTCCGACCGCGGCGGCCGCGCGCAGATCTATGTGATGGGCGCCGACGGTTCGGGCCAGACCCGCATCTCTTTCGGCGACGGTGTCTATTCGACGCCGGTGTGGTCGCCGCGCGGCGACCTCATCGCCTTCACCAAGCAGACCGCCGGCGAATTCCAGATCGGCGTCATGCGCATCGACGGTTCGGGCGAGCGCATCCTTTCAACCGGCTTCCAGCAGGAGGGGCCGACCTGGGCGCCCAACGGTCGGGTGCTGATGTTCTTCCGCGATTCAGCCGGCGGGCCGAAACTCGTTTCGGTCGATCTCACCGGCCGCAACGAACAGTCGATCCCGACCTCGAATTTCGCGTCGGACCCGGCCTGGTCGCCGCTGCTCGAGTGA
- a CDS encoding four helix bundle protein, whose product MEKTGSYIKRARDLEVYKRAYAVSLDVHGATLAFPKMEQYALADRMRSTLNTSRKLPSHAHIYGMLVNLREKLK is encoded by the coding sequence ATGGAGAAAACCGGAAGCTATATTAAGCGAGCGAGGGATCTAGAGGTCTATAAGCGCGCTTATGCGGTTTCTCTGGACGTGCACGGAGCCACGCTTGCTTTCCCGAAAATGGAGCAATACGCACTGGCCGATCGTATGCGTTCGACCTTGAATACATCACGCAAGCTGCCGTCCCATGCCCACATCTATGGGATGCTGGTGAATCTGAGAGAGAAGCTAAAGTGA
- the pal gene encoding peptidoglycan-associated lipoprotein Pal, giving the protein MGRIAALTRNPVMIALVASLAIAGCASKKTPNSAADLGLSGAGAATPGSAQDFTVNIGDRIFFDTDSSSIRADAQTTLSRQAQWLNQYRQYAIVIEGHADERGTREYNLALGARRAAATRDFLVARGVSAQRLKTISYGKERPVAVCDDISCWSQNRRAVTTISGAGS; this is encoded by the coding sequence ATGGGCCGTATCGCAGCACTTACCAGAAACCCGGTGATGATCGCGCTGGTGGCGTCGCTCGCCATCGCCGGTTGCGCCTCGAAGAAGACCCCGAACAGCGCCGCCGATCTCGGTCTCAGCGGCGCCGGGGCGGCAACGCCCGGATCGGCCCAGGACTTCACCGTCAACATCGGCGACCGCATCTTCTTCGACACGGATTCGTCCTCGATCCGTGCCGACGCGCAGACGACGCTTTCGCGCCAGGCGCAGTGGCTGAACCAGTATAGGCAGTATGCCATCGTCATCGAAGGCCATGCCGACGAGCGCGGCACGCGCGAATACAATCTGGCGCTCGGCGCCCGCCGCGCCGCCGCCACCCGCGACTTTCTCGTCGCCAGGGGTGTTTCCGCCCAGCGCCTGAAGACCATTTCCTACGGCAAGGAGCGTCCGGTCGCGGTTTGCGACGACATCTCCTGCTGGTCGCAGAACCGCCGCGCCGTCACCACGATCAGCGGCGCCGGTTCTTGA